A region of Halalkaliarchaeum desulfuricum DNA encodes the following proteins:
- a CDS encoding CDP-2,3-bis-(O-geranylgeranyl)-sn-glycerol synthase, with protein MVGTVVSVAATFSVVVTAFWVMLPAYIPNNVAVVAGGGRPIDGGATWGGKRVLGDGKTWRGTAAGTIAGVLLAMVLNIVVEPIGAVVGVELPSFPIAAAFGLALGAMVGDIAASFLKRRTGRERGAAFPGLDQLDFVVGGLVLSAVFATDWFFDTFSVAIVLAVLIITPVLHVGTNVLAYRIGLKDEPW; from the coding sequence ATGGTCGGAACCGTCGTCTCGGTTGCCGCGACGTTCTCCGTCGTCGTCACCGCATTTTGGGTAATGTTACCAGCATACATACCGAACAACGTGGCTGTGGTCGCCGGCGGTGGTCGACCGATCGACGGCGGTGCAACCTGGGGCGGCAAACGAGTCCTCGGCGACGGCAAAACCTGGCGTGGAACCGCAGCCGGGACGATCGCGGGTGTTCTCCTCGCGATGGTTTTGAATATCGTCGTCGAGCCGATTGGCGCCGTCGTCGGTGTGGAACTTCCGAGTTTCCCGATCGCAGCCGCGTTCGGGCTGGCGCTGGGAGCAATGGTCGGCGACATCGCCGCTTCGTTCCTCAAGCGTCGTACCGGACGCGAACGCGGCGCCGCCTTCCCGGGTCTCGACCAACTCGACTTCGTCGTCGGAGGACTCGTCCTTTCGGCGGTGTTCGCGACCGACTGGTTTTTCGACACCTTCTCCGTCGCGATCGTTCTCGCAGTGCTGATCATCACCCCCGTGCTTCACGTCGGAACGAACGTTCTCGCGTACCGTATTGGACTGAAAGACGAGCCCTGGTGA